TTACCCGCCCGTTGCGCGCATACGCCACCGATTGACCAAATTCGTTATTAATGGCCGTTACCACGCGCTGAACCGTGCCAAAATCTGATTCATTAAGCTGTAACTCTAATCGTCCGCCGTTACCGCCAAGGTTTAATGGCACTTCCCGCTCCACTAACGCCCCATTAGGAATGCGTCCGGATGCTTGCTGATTGATCTGGACACTGCTGCCGCCTGCTTGAGCGCCTGCGCCACCCACCAGCATATTGCCCTGAGCGATGGCATAAGTATCACCATCGGCACCTTTCAGCGGCGTCATTAACAGCGTTCCGCCACGTAAGCTACGGGCGTTGGCAATCGAAGACACCACGATATCCAAGCGCTGACCCGGGCGTGAAAACGGCGGTAAATCAGCGGTGACCATGACAGCGGCGACGTTGCGCAGCTGCAAGTTAGTGCCAGGCGGCACCGTTACCCCTAGCTGCGAGAGCATGTTCGTCAAGCTTTGGCTGGTAAACGGCGCCTGCGTGGTTTGGTCGCCGGTGCTATCCAGCCCCACGACCAAACCGTAGCCAACCAACTGGTTATCGCGCACCCCGGCAAAGCTTGATAATTCACGCACCCGTTCCGCCGCAGCTGGCATCGCCAGTAAACAACTAACGGCAAAGAGTGTTGTAAACATAGCGATACAACGTAGCCAGTGTTTAACACCACGATAACGGTTTAACTGCATAGCCATAGGTCTCTGTTAGCGGGCCGAGTGACTGACTTAAAACGGCGATACATTTAAGAAAAAGCGCTGTAACCAGCCCATGTGCTGCGCTTCATTGATATAGCCATCGCCGACATACTCAATTCTTGCGTCTGCCACTTGGGTTGAAGGCACTGTGTTTTGCGCGGTAATCGTGCGTGGGTTAACCACACCAGAAAAACGAATGAACTCCGTTCCCTGATTAATCGCGATCTGCTTTTCGCCGCGTACCCGCAAGTTGCCGTTATTCATCACTTCCAATACCGAAACAGTAATCGTGCCCGTGAAGGTATTGTTGGCCTGGGACCCGCCGCCACCCGCAAAGTCACTGGCTCCCGACACATCGAAACCATACTCGGCCAGCGTGTCCAGCACATCGGGCAGTTGCGCAAGCTCTAAGCTGGCATTACCCGAACGATCTGCATTGGATCGAGCATTTTTGCTAGCACTCACTTCTTCATCGAGCACAATGGTCAAAATATCGCCAATGGACCGTGGGCGACGATCTTCAAATAGCGGCTGATAACCGCGGCGCGCCTGATAAATGGAGCCATTAGCGATCGGCGGCGGCCGATCCACAATGTTAATCTGCTCTTGTTCGCCTACCACCGAGGCCCGCGGAATTTGCGCGCAACCGGCCGCAAATAAAATAAACAGCGCAAGGCCAACTAACAAAAAACGACGTGAAGCAGCGTGTAAATCCAACATAATGCGACCTGTTAGTAAGCCCTATTCATCAATAACGTTAGAGCTGACTCAAGCGCGCTAACATTTCGTCGCTAGTCGATACAGCCTTGCTATTAATTTCGTAGGCGCGTTGGGTTTGGATCATATTGACCATCTCCTCAACCACGTTCACGTTAGAGGTTTCTACATAGCCCTGGAATAACCTGCCAGCACCGTTATTACCGGGGACATTTTGGTTGGGCGCGCCCGAGGCACCGGTTTCCAAGTACAAGTTACCGCCAACGCTCTCCAGGCCTGCTGGATTAATAAACGACGCCACATTGATCTGGCCAATATCGGCATCTTGAGCGATACCGGGTTGGCGTACGCTGACCGTACCATCTTCACCAATCGTGACCGACAACGCGTTAGCAGGAACAAAAATGGCAGGCTCTAGTGGATAACCATTGGCGGTCACCATTTGGCCGTTTTCATTGAGCTGAAAGCTGCCGTCGCGGGTGTAGCCAACGGTGCCATCAGGCAATAACACTTGGAAAAAGCCTTCTCCGTTGATCGCCAGGTCTCGGGAGTTGCTGGTTTCTTCAAGGCCGCCTTGGGTATGCAGGCGTTCAGTCGCCACCGCACGCACACCGGTACCTATTTGCATGCCAGAAGGCAGGCGATCCTGGATATTATTTTGCGCACCGGGCTGGCGCATATTTTGATAGAGCAGATCTTCAAACACAGGGCGGGAACGTTTAAACCCGTTTGTGCTTACGTTCGCTAGGTTATTAGAAATAACATCTAGCTTAGTTTGCTGAGACTCCAGTCCCGTCTTGGCCGTCCACAAGGACTTAATCATAAGCGTGTTCCCTTGGCTGAGTGGCTGCTATCAGCCCTGAATAGATAAAATGCTGTTAGCGCGCTGAGCGTTCTCGTCCGCCGTGCTGAGCATTTTCATTTGCATGTCGTAACGGCGGGCAACATCAATCATAGACACCATGGCATCTACGGCACTGACGTTACTGCCCTCTAGTGCACCACTGACAATTCGGGCATCTTCATCACCGGGAAGCACGGCGGCAACGCCTTCCTCATTCAGAGGCCCGCGAAACAGGCCATCTTCACCGCGCGTCAACGCCTGTTCATCGGGCGTTACTAGCTTGATGCGGCCGACATCAACCAGTGCCGCAGGCCCCTCACCCTGGGGAATAGCGCTGATGGTGCCGTCCGCACCAATGGATACTTGCGCGCCTTGGGGCAAGGCAATGGGGCCACCTTCCCCCATTACCGGACGCCCAACACTGAGCAGTACGCCATCATTATCCAGCTGCAGATCGCCTCGCCGGGTGTACGCCTCAGTGCCGTCCTCTCCCAGCACCGCCATCCAGGCGTCATCCTGCATCGCGATATCTAGCGTGCGACCCGTGCGTTCAATAGGACCTTGCGAAAAATCGGTGCCTGGGGTGGTCGTCACCGCCGATACCCGCGTGTCGAGTAGCCCGGCGCCCTCCACCGGAACTGAACGTGCAGCTTGCAACTGAGCGCGAAACCCCGCGGTGGACACATTCGACAGGTTATTGCTAACCACTGCCTGCTGGTCCATCGTGTGTTTGGCGCCGCTCATGGCGGTGTATAGCATACGATCCACAACTGACTCCTTAGCGCAGTATTACGCCATTATCACGAGTGACTACAGGTTAATAATGGTCTGCAGGAGCTCGTCCTGGGTGCTGATGGTATTGGAGTTAGCCTGGTAAGAGCGCTGCGCCACAATGGTATCTACCAGCTCACTGGCTAAGTCGACGTTAGACGCTTCTACCGCTTCTGCTTGGATCTGCCCCAGACGACCGGTGCCCGGCGCCCCTAGGTTTTCCAAACCAGAGGTGTTCGTCGCCGCCCACAGGTTGTTGCCCAGTGGCTGAAGACCCTCTTCATTACGGAAGCTGGCTAGCGCAATTTGGCCCGCAGCACGGGTTTCACCGTTGGTGAAGTTACGCTGGATAACGCCTGTTTCAGTGACGGTAATACCGGCCAGTGCACCAGAGGTGAAGCCATCCTGACTCAACTCTTTTTGCAATGAGTCAGCAGCAAACTGGGTAGTGCCATCAAACTTAAGCTCTAAAGTAAGATTTTCAGCATCTACGCCGCCGGGGATAGCTGCGATAGTAGCACTCGCTGCACCGCCGTTAACACCAGTGACCACACCGTTTTCGTCCGTTTCTAGTCTACCGCTTTGAGTAAAATCTAATGTAAAGCTGCCTCTAGCTACCCCGTCAGTAACGGCGGTCACGTCCCATTGATTGCTGTTACCTACCCTTTCAAAGTAAGTAGCAACATTGATGGCATTGCCCAAAGAGTCATAGGCAGTAAAGTTATTGGAGAAGTGGTACTCCAACTCATCCCCATTTGCCAATTCAAGCGTGTTTAAGTCTTGGCCACTTACTGCCCTGGCATCCAGGTTTAATAGCGCATTTACTTCGGTGGTTGCTTTAGCCGGAATATCATCAACGGGCACATTTAATGCCTGCGGAGCGCCGCCCACCAACACGTTTGAGAAAGGGAATGCCTGCTGGTCATCGGTATCTGCGGTAACGCCGCGATCCATGCCGTAACCCATTAAACGGTCACCCTGGGCATTAACAATATCGCCGGCGGCGGTAATGCCGAACTCACCGTTACGCGAATAACCGACTTCTCCAGTGGGGCGCTCTAGGCGGTAAAAGCCTTCACCGGAAATCGCCAAATCCAGGTTACGCCCCGTGCTCTCGATACTGCCCTGGGTAAAGTTCTGGCGCACATCTGATACCTGCACACCAATGCCCCGCGAGGCTGCAAACACATCAGAGAACAGCACGTCAGAGCGCTTGTAGCCAACGGTTTGCGAGTTAGCGATGTTGTTGCCCGCAGAGTTTAGCTTCTCTGATTGTGCGTTAAGACCAGCTACTGCCGTTGTAAATGACATAATACTTTCCTCATCAAAACGTCTTTTTCATTAAGACGTTCTTGCTGTAAAAATGTTGTTTTACTTACAAGTTGCTTAAAGAATCTGTTTGACCTGATTCAGCTGAACCTGTCCGTAAATAGCCCCTAAATCCAGCCGAACATTTCCGCTGCCATCGTTAGGGGTCACACTATTAACAACGGCATAGTTCAATGCGGTTGAGTCTAGCGTTTCACCCTCAGCATCTTGAGCCTCTAGCTGAACCGTATAACGACCACTGGCAGCTGCTTCACCCTGCTCGTTTTTACCGTCCCACTGGAAAGACTGCACACCGGCCTCTACCGCACCCAAGTTATAGCGTCTGATCACCTCACCACCTTGGCCAACAATCACCGCCGTAAGCTTGTCAGCGGGTTTGGCAAGCTCGATACCAAACGGTGTCGTATAGGATTTTCCTTCACTATCTTGCTCTAGCATGACCTTGTCACCAGGCACCATCACGCCTTGACCAATCAAGCCACTCGCTTGCAGTGCTTGGTTGGCATCCATTTGGCTAGTAATGCTTTGCAAGGTGGTATTCAGCTGTTCAATCCCACTTACCGTATTAATTTGCGCAATCTGGGAGGTCATTTCCGCATTTTCCATTGGATTCAGCGGATCTTGATTCTGTAGCTGAGTAATCAGTAGCGTTAGAAAGCTGCTGCGCAACTCATCTGATGCGCTCTGCTTTAACTGGGAACCACTGCCGCCACCATTAATCGCCGAAAGTGTTGTCGGGTCGATTGTGCTCATAATTAACCCTCACCCAGAGATAGCGTCTGCACCATCATCTGCTTCGTTGTGTTGAACACTTCTACGTTGGCTTGA
This genomic window from Halomonas sp. TD01 contains:
- the flgE gene encoding flagellar hook protein FlgE, which produces MSFTTAVAGLNAQSEKLNSAGNNIANSQTVGYKRSDVLFSDVFAASRGIGVQVSDVRQNFTQGSIESTGRNLDLAISGEGFYRLERPTGEVGYSRNGEFGITAAGDIVNAQGDRLMGYGMDRGVTADTDDQQAFPFSNVLVGGAPQALNVPVDDIPAKATTEVNALLNLDARAVSGQDLNTLELANGDELEYHFSNNFTAYDSLGNAINVATYFERVGNSNQWDVTAVTDGVARGSFTLDFTQSGRLETDENGVVTGVNGGAASATIAAIPGGVDAENLTLELKFDGTTQFAADSLQKELSQDGFTSGALAGITVTETGVIQRNFTNGETRAAGQIALASFRNEEGLQPLGNNLWAATNTSGLENLGAPGTGRLGQIQAEAVEASNVDLASELVDTIVAQRSYQANSNTISTQDELLQTIINL
- the flgD gene encoding flagellar hook assembly protein FlgD, translating into MSTIDPTTLSAINGGGSGSQLKQSASDELRSSFLTLLITQLQNQDPLNPMENAEMTSQIAQINTVSGIEQLNTTLQSITSQMDANQALQASGLIGQGVMVPGDKVMLEQDSEGKSYTTPFGIELAKPADKLTAVIVGQGGEVIRRYNLGAVEAGVQSFQWDGKNEQGEAAASGRYTVQLEAQDAEGETLDSTALNYAVVNSVTPNDGSGNVRLDLGAIYGQVQLNQVKQIL
- a CDS encoding flagellar basal body P-ring protein FlgI — translated: MAMQLNRYRGVKHWLRCIAMFTTLFAVSCLLAMPAAAERVRELSSFAGVRDNQLVGYGLVVGLDSTGDQTTQAPFTSQSLTNMLSQLGVTVPPGTNLQLRNVAAVMVTADLPPFSRPGQRLDIVVSSIANARSLRGGTLLMTPLKGADGDTYAIAQGNMLVGGAGAQAGGSSVQINQQASGRIPNGALVEREVPLNLGGNGGRLELQLNESDFGTVQRVVTAINNEFGQSVAYARNGRVIALDGPMDENARVNFMARVENVQVTPMEAPARVVLNARTGSVVMNSAVTLRQAAVAHGNLSIMIDTQFGVSQPAPFGEGETVVVPNTDIEIEQQEAFLQIVEGAQLNEVVNALNALGATPQDLMSILEALKASGSLRAELEVI
- a CDS encoding flagellar basal body L-ring protein FlgH, with product MLDLHAASRRFLLVGLALFILFAAGCAQIPRASVVGEQEQINIVDRPPPIANGSIYQARRGYQPLFEDRRPRSIGDILTIVLDEEVSASKNARSNADRSGNASLELAQLPDVLDTLAEYGFDVSGASDFAGGGGSQANNTFTGTITVSVLEVMNNGNLRVRGEKQIAINQGTEFIRFSGVVNPRTITAQNTVPSTQVADARIEYVGDGYINEAQHMGWLQRFFLNVSPF
- the flgG gene encoding flagellar basal-body rod protein FlgG: MIKSLWTAKTGLESQQTKLDVISNNLANVSTNGFKRSRPVFEDLLYQNMRQPGAQNNIQDRLPSGMQIGTGVRAVATERLHTQGGLEETSNSRDLAINGEGFFQVLLPDGTVGYTRDGSFQLNENGQMVTANGYPLEPAIFVPANALSVTIGEDGTVSVRQPGIAQDADIGQINVASFINPAGLESVGGNLYLETGASGAPNQNVPGNNGAGRLFQGYVETSNVNVVEEMVNMIQTQRAYEINSKAVSTSDEMLARLSQL
- the flgF gene encoding flagellar basal-body rod protein FlgF, encoding MDRMLYTAMSGAKHTMDQQAVVSNNLSNVSTAGFRAQLQAARSVPVEGAGLLDTRVSAVTTTPGTDFSQGPIERTGRTLDIAMQDDAWMAVLGEDGTEAYTRRGDLQLDNDGVLLSVGRPVMGEGGPIALPQGAQVSIGADGTISAIPQGEGPAALVDVGRIKLVTPDEQALTRGEDGLFRGPLNEEGVAAVLPGDEDARIVSGALEGSNVSAVDAMVSMIDVARRYDMQMKMLSTADENAQRANSILSIQG